The Paraburkholderia sp. FT54 sequence GTCTCGTACGCACAGCGGCCCTCCTGCCGCTGCTGATGTCCAGTGCGTTTTATACAGCTTGGGACGACTTTCGACGAGAGGTTGGCCCGATCATTTCCCTGGCGTTGGGGCCGTGCTGTTCACGACGGTCGTCGTCGCGGCCGTCGTGCATGCTGTCAATCCTTCGTTGCCGTGGAGCGCATGCCTCGCCTTTGGGCGCCATCGTGTCGCTGCCTGACGCGGTCGCTGCGAAGGGGCACGGAGAGGTAATGTGCGAAGCGTCACCAGTTTCTGCGGAATACTGATGGATCGGAGGGGGCGATGAGTCACACTTTCTCGGCCGCCAAGGCATGGCCGGGATCTAAAGGCCGATCTGGAGCAGCCTGTCCCGGAGTGTCGGATTTACCCTTCGTCGTGGACATTGGCGAGGTGAGCTTGCGGGTGGCCGATGAGGGTCGATTAGCGCCCTCGAGTCCGCCACGAAGTGACGTTGGTCTCACCGGCGTCGTCTTCTTCGTGCCGCAACCGTGGCAATCCGCTACTTTTGCCCCCCTTCCTGACTTCCGCCATGTGTGCGGCGGTGGGGCACATGCGTGCCCCACCCGAGTGGATTAATCGTCCAGCAAGCTCCTGATCGAAGCGGTGATGAGGTCCGCGTCTTCCTTGCATACTGACGGCAAGCCAGCGCGATGTCCCCAGTCGGAGCGGATCGGCAGCAGCCGTGCATTGGACATCTGCTCCACTTCGAGCCGGTTATCCTCGACCTGGAAGTAAAGATCGGTATCACCGGGCATGATCAGGGCCTTGGCGGTGATCGCACGCAGCGCCGCATCGAAGTCGCCGCGATAGAGCTCGTTGTCCGCGATATTGGCGTGCTGCCACGTCCAGAGGTGCGACAGCAGATTGTTGGCGTCGCGCTTGAGGAAGTTGCCTTCCCACGAGAAGACCAGATAGTCCTCGAGCGACGAGTGCCCGGACTTTCGCCACATCTCCGACCGATAGAACGTCTGGGACATGGCCATCGCCGCGTAGCTGCGTGCCATCGCGCGCAAGCCCCGTTCGGGATGCCGCACGAAATAACCGTTTTCAAACGCGGGATCGGCCGTCAGGGTGGCGCGAATGCCCTCCAGAAAAACCTGGTTATGCGGCGAGCACTTCGCCGCGCCGCACAGCACGACCAGGCGCTCAACCATGTTCGGAAACAGGGCTGCCCAATGATAGGCCTGCATGCCGCCCATCGACCAGCCGAGCGCCAGGCGCACCGAGCGGATGCCCAGCTGTTCCGTCAAGAGCCGATGCTGGATTCGCACGTTGTCCATCATTGTGAAGTTCGGCCAGCGGTTGCTGTTGTATGGCACGCTGGCATTGCTCGGCGAAGACGAAAGCCCATTGCCAAACAAACTTGGGATGACGACAAAATACTTGTCGGTGTCGAGCGCCTTGCCAGGACCGACCATCCAGTCGATGTCGTAGTGATGCGCGGCAAACGAGGTCAAATAGAGGATGACGTTCGATTTGTCGTTGTTGAGCGTGCCATAAGTTTGGTAGGCAAGCTTTGCCCCACGGAAAGTCATGCCGGACTGCAACACCACGTTGCCGGCATCGAAGGTGAAGTAATCATCCATCTGTTGAATCGTCAGTGAAGTAAAAGTAATGGTGGCTGTAATGATCGCGGCAAGCGCAATAGCACATGGCCGCAATGGGCGGGGCAGGCATCAAGCGCATCGACAAACGTGCCGCAAACGCTCCGCTTGACCTCATCGTTATACGGATTGACGTTGTCTACATCGAAGCGCGTTGCAAATTATCGCGAACTATTGAATTCTGCGCTGTGCCAGCGCAGCGTTGCAGTTTGCCGGGCGATTCCCGGATGGGCACCTTCGATTCGTCCGTGCCGGTGGCGGTTCAGCGGGAAAGGGTTTCCAGACGCGAAATTGATGTCGCCGGCGAAAGCAGGTCAGGTCCTGTAGGTTGCAGGGCCGCAGCAGCAAGGTCTCAGTCCGGCCACCAAGCGACATTCCAACCAGGAGCTGACCGGACGCTCAGACGTCGGCTTTACCTCCGCAAACCGTTGTTCGACCCCGCAGAGCGAAGCATGGCCAAAAGAGCGCGACCGATGCACACCAATTTTCGCTCGTCAGATCCTGGTTCCCGAAAACGAAACATCCTTTCAGCTCACTCGATCCGGCAAAGCCTCAGGCCGCACCAGCAACACCGGCACCTCCGATAGTCGCGCGACGCGCCGCGCGACGCTGCCGAGTAGCCAACCGGTCAGCCCACGGCGACCATGCGTGCCGACCACCAGCAGTTCCGCGCGCACACGCACCGCTTCGCGGGCGAGCGCATGCGCAACATCGTCGCTAATAGGTTTAGTCGATAGCAGCGCGGTTTTCGAGGGATTCGGATAGCGCGCAAAGAGCGTCGCCGCGTCGCTGAGCGCGCGTTTGCCGTCTGCAATGTACGCATCTTGCAGCGCATTCGCCGGCAAGATATCGAACAGCCGCACGGCGCGATCGACGACATACACCGCCAGCAGGCCCGTCTGTGCCGATGCAAGCTGCAGCCCGTAACGCATCGCATAACGCGACGCGGTGCTGCCGTCGATTGCGAACATGATCCGTTCGAGCGGCCCGACAGAGCGGCGCTCGAAGCTGTCAGGCACGATCAGCATCGAACAGTGAGCATCGCGCGTGACTGGCCGCGATACGCTGGCGTCAGCCCACTGCAGAATGCCGTGGCGCTGCCGTGAGCCAACCGCGAGCAGGTCGGCGCGGCGCTCGAGTGCGTCGGCGACGAGCACATCCGTGATGACGCCACCTTCGCGCGACAGGTCGATCAGCCGCGTCTGTACGTCCGCGCCGCTTGTACTTACGATGTCTCGCGCCGCCTCGAGCGCCGCGCCGGCGTCGCGCCGCAACTCTTCACGCGCAGCGTCGAGTGCTGCGTCGACGAAACGCAACTGTGGCGTCAACACGCGCGGGTTGTCGGCGACGCTCACCACCGACACACGCATGCCTGGATGCAGCAGGTCGCGCACGTAGGCCGCGAGCCGATTTGACGCGACCGATGAATCGGCTGCCAGCTCAATGTGGACGATCGGTTGCGGCTCATCAGGTTGTGCGGTGACATCGCTCATGACTTTCACCTCCCCGCGGGTGGCCGCGGCGTTAGGTGCCATGCTACCAGCACGGCGATCGGTACCTTAATAGCACGGGCAGTCGCTGACCGCACGTACCGGTTACCCTTCAGATGCTCTGTGCGTGTCCTCATTCGGACGCGCGTCGTCCGTACGCACGAGCAGCACCGGACATTCGGATAGGCGTACAAAGCGTTCGGCAACACTGCCGAGAATTGCACGTCGCACGCCGCGCCGGCCGTGTGTGCCGATCACCGCCAGGTCTGCGCCGAGCCGTTGCGCACACGTGAGCAGGCGATGGGCGACTTCCTCGCCGATGTGCCCGGTCTCGACGAGCTCGGTCGCGCCGCTTACGCCCGCCTTGGCAAACCGTGCCTCTGCATCTTCGAGCGCCTCGCGGCCGTCGCGCCGGAATGCGTCCATCATCACATTGGAATCGAAGTCGCCTGCGTATGGAAAGAGTGCCGCCGCCAGATCGATGACGTACACGGCGTGAAGCTTGCCATGCGACAACGCTGCAACCCGCACCGCTTCGTTCAACGCCTGCTTTGATGTTTCGCTGCCGTCGACTGCAACCATGATCTTCTGGTACATGACTGAGCTCCGATGAAGATGCGCCCCTTGTTGCTTAATTAGGCGGATGCAATGCTACCGGGCGCTTACGCCGGTATCTGCACTGCGGGGCGCGCAAACCGTTGGGCAGGGTGTTCGTACGTCTAGACGGTGCGCTTTCGAGTCACAACAGTTTAGATCGAGCGTGCCCACGTCGCGCCTGTACTGTTTGCCGGCCTGTGTACTCGCCTTAGACCGTCGTCCTCCGCGAACACGCTGTGCTCGGCAACAACGGTGTCCTCGTCGACGCACTGCACACGCCAGTGCCCCGCAAAGCATGCTTCGTTTTCTTCACGTTCACCGCAGCACCAGAGCGCCTCGCCAGATTCGCCCTCGAACGGACCAGCTTGGGCTTCCATTGCGAGACCTTCGAGGATGAACAGGGGGCCCGCATCATGTTGACCGCAGACCAGCGTGCCGCGAGCATCGATCCGTAGCTTGCCCCATTCGGGAAGTTGGAGACCGGCATGACCTTCGCGCGACCATTTGTGGCTTTCGTTGTCGAGCCAAAGGATCGCATAGGCATTCGGGGCAATGCGGTCGAAGGAGTCGAGATGGAGCGTGATGCGCATGGAATTCTCCGAGCATTGGTTGTAGCTTCGTGATCCGCCACAGTCGGCGCTTGACATATCAACCATACGCCCGATTGAAAGCGATTTGTATGCGTCAGGGTGTCGCCAATGCCGGTTTAATTCGCACCGTCCAGACGATCTGGGCAGGCTAACCGTTGACATTGCCTATGGGTCACCGCCAGGTCGGACGCTCGGGTCACTTCGCCGGAACGAAATTTGCGGGGTCGGCCAAGTGTTGCAGTGAGCAGCGTGGCGGACGTCCGACGTCCCCCTGGAAGCTGCCATTGACTTCGGGCCGGCCTGAGCGGCTGTTGAGGGTCGAGATGCGTCCGACGCGTGGGACAGGAGCCGGCCATGATGCGTCATTCGCTATGGCCGTCACGCGGACCTTCGAGCGGCTGCTCCGCACAAGTTTCGGACTTTCACGGTCGCAGGTTACAGTCGGTTTGTCAGTCAATGCGGCTCGCCTGACGTGCGGCGAAACATCGCCGGTGCGGCCCCCAATCAATTAAACTGAGCAGCACATTTCGCGCATTTCCGTGAGCCGCTGCGCACGGCCTCGCCGAGCCTGTTTTGCCTGTGACAACCCGGAGGCGTGCAATCTCCGTTGGATAGGACTGCGCTCTGGGGTTTCCTCGAAGAGGTGTCGCGATGAACCGCATCGTGATGCAGATCCTGGTTGCCATCTTCGTTGGCTGCACACTGGCGGGCTGTGCCGCAACCCCGTCAACGGTTTCCGTACCCGGATACCGAAATCGCTCCGTCACACGCACCGAGGGCGGCATCGAGGTTTCGACAGCCGTACTGTCGTCAGAGGAAAGCGCAGCGGTGTATGG is a genomic window containing:
- a CDS encoding DUF3564 family protein, giving the protein MRITLHLDSFDRIAPNAYAILWLDNESHKWSREGHAGLQLPEWGKLRIDARGTLVCGQHDAGPLFILEGLAMEAQAGPFEGESGEALWCCGEREENEACFAGHWRVQCVDEDTVVAEHSVFAEDDGLRRVHRPANSTGATWARSI
- a CDS encoding universal stress protein encodes the protein MSDVTAQPDEPQPIVHIELAADSSVASNRLAAYVRDLLHPGMRVSVVSVADNPRVLTPQLRFVDAALDAAREELRRDAGAALEAARDIVSTSGADVQTRLIDLSREGGVITDVLVADALERRADLLAVGSRQRHGILQWADASVSRPVTRDAHCSMLIVPDSFERRSVGPLERIMFAIDGSTASRYAMRYGLQLASAQTGLLAVYVVDRAVRLFDILPANALQDAYIADGKRALSDAATLFARYPNPSKTALLSTKPISDDVAHALAREAVRVRAELLVVGTHGRRGLTGWLLGSVARRVARLSEVPVLLVRPEALPDRVS
- a CDS encoding alpha/beta fold hydrolase, with amino-acid sequence MDDYFTFDAGNVVLQSGMTFRGAKLAYQTYGTLNNDKSNVILYLTSFAAHHYDIDWMVGPGKALDTDKYFVVIPSLFGNGLSSSPSNASVPYNSNRWPNFTMMDNVRIQHRLLTEQLGIRSVRLALGWSMGGMQAYHWAALFPNMVERLVVLCGAAKCSPHNQVFLEGIRATLTADPAFENGYFVRHPERGLRAMARSYAAMAMSQTFYRSEMWRKSGHSSLEDYLVFSWEGNFLKRDANNLLSHLWTWQHANIADNELYRGDFDAALRAITAKALIMPGDTDLYFQVEDNRLEVEQMSNARLLPIRSDWGHRAGLPSVCKEDADLITASIRSLLDD
- a CDS encoding universal stress protein, giving the protein MYQKIMVAVDGSETSKQALNEAVRVAALSHGKLHAVYVIDLAAALFPYAGDFDSNVMMDAFRRDGREALEDAEARFAKAGVSGATELVETGHIGEEVAHRLLTCAQRLGADLAVIGTHGRRGVRRAILGSVAERFVRLSECPVLLVRTDDARPNEDTHRASEG